A portion of the Myxococcales bacterium genome contains these proteins:
- a CDS encoding phospholipase, with amino-acid sequence MTVGWGLSRVSLPQLEQLVALVEQGRLECPLTVADLVDAGFRAAAPDLSVALDGADRVGVLGALRVAVAERIHRPPPRLELVWTGPETHASVSLSTGLVVERLFKGATQSIIVGGYRFDRAEILEPLCRAMSERGVTVTMFIDIDEKTDDPAQGDAFATAFVDRWFREVWPQGAPRPDVYWDPRTAIRGDVPGHEWATLHAKCVVVDDERALVTSANFTDRGQTRNIEAGVLIADPVFAEQLAGQWRLLVSEGLVRRYVG; translated from the coding sequence ATGACGGTAGGGTGGGGGCTCAGTCGTGTCTCGTTGCCGCAGCTTGAGCAGCTCGTGGCCTTGGTCGAACAGGGGCGGCTCGAATGCCCCCTCACAGTGGCGGACTTGGTCGATGCCGGGTTCCGCGCCGCAGCACCCGACCTCTCCGTCGCCCTCGATGGCGCTGATCGAGTCGGTGTCCTCGGCGCTCTCCGCGTTGCCGTTGCGGAACGCATCCATCGGCCGCCGCCGCGACTCGAACTGGTCTGGACCGGCCCCGAGACGCACGCGAGTGTGTCGCTCAGCACGGGCCTCGTCGTGGAGCGGCTGTTCAAGGGGGCGACGCAATCAATCATCGTCGGCGGATACCGCTTCGACCGGGCGGAGATCTTGGAACCGCTTTGCCGAGCGATGAGCGAGCGTGGCGTCACGGTGACGATGTTCATCGACATCGATGAGAAGACCGACGACCCGGCGCAGGGCGACGCGTTCGCGACGGCGTTCGTGGATCGGTGGTTTCGCGAAGTGTGGCCGCAAGGTGCCCCGCGGCCTGACGTCTATTGGGATCCACGAACCGCCATTCGCGGCGACGTGCCCGGTCACGAGTGGGCGACGCTTCACGCGAAGTGTGTGGTGGTCGACGACGAACGCGCGCTCGTGACCTCAGCGAACTTCACGGATCGCGGACAGACGCGAAACATTGAGGCAGGCGTGCTCATCGCCGACCCGGTCTTCGCGGAGCAGCTCGCAGGGCAATGGAGACTGCTCGTCAGCGAAGGGCTCGTGCGGAGGTATGTGGGGTGA
- a CDS encoding AAA family ATPase, whose protein sequence is MRLTAIRLVDIRGFAGEHVVPIDAGLTVLMGPNNVGKTTLLRAPFLGVPPSRAMGGIAGFARSAGGSCAVAVQLELSADEVPGLLGFTLARVDDILVPNGGRDVPLHHCGQFTNWKQAPRVELGMRWAGGSVERVLRLLGDPGAYVEITPGNVPTAVVGKRSGQARADHGWFDAAWQTLESGRLPAATFAYWEHNPVNDDWLQQPVTRRCLGTREDRLQEVLTFLRLKFPGEFTRIDDAVRRALPELNGIDFLDSGSSFAYRPGFVLPTRPRAPLARESVGAGVWSFLCIMAAARSAKATGARVLFLDEPHLHLHPGLERLLVEELVDPKKWDDEPLQIVMSTHSPTFVNAAAEQGTLHVLGWRDRAKGELEFKTLPAGAGIESVLGPFVRPSDVLYASAVVFVEGPSDVGALRMLARHVGAPPDVRFVPLREADAMKSELGRYFSVIAQARGPGIHTPAVLVLDADKKATYEAAWDKLERDRDPRKMSPLGVVFAGQDGNDLESCFCDARFLSAYFAGGGTSSSSSVRVIRKFLARIKETGDKASKGCTAIRALHAKLLGENDNDGTKLDDLEKLMAFYLKSPEAAHAATVRTRLEPLEQALKALRGV, encoded by the coding sequence ATGAGGCTCACCGCGATTCGATTGGTCGACATCCGCGGCTTCGCAGGCGAGCACGTTGTCCCCATAGACGCCGGGCTCACCGTGCTCATGGGGCCCAATAACGTCGGGAAGACCACCCTCCTGCGTGCGCCGTTCCTCGGTGTCCCGCCATCGCGCGCGATGGGTGGCATTGCTGGTTTCGCCCGGAGCGCCGGCGGATCGTGCGCTGTCGCCGTGCAACTTGAGCTGAGCGCGGACGAGGTCCCGGGGCTCCTCGGCTTCACGCTGGCGCGAGTGGACGACATTCTCGTGCCCAATGGAGGCAGGGATGTGCCCCTCCATCATTGCGGTCAGTTCACGAACTGGAAGCAGGCGCCCCGAGTAGAGCTGGGAATGCGATGGGCTGGCGGCTCGGTCGAGCGCGTACTGCGCTTGCTTGGCGACCCCGGCGCGTACGTCGAGATCACCCCCGGGAACGTGCCAACGGCAGTCGTTGGGAAACGCAGCGGACAGGCGCGCGCAGACCACGGCTGGTTCGACGCAGCATGGCAGACGCTCGAGAGCGGCCGCTTGCCTGCAGCAACGTTCGCGTACTGGGAACACAACCCCGTGAACGACGACTGGTTGCAGCAACCCGTGACCCGCCGCTGTCTTGGGACTCGGGAGGACCGGCTTCAGGAGGTTCTGACGTTCTTGCGCCTCAAGTTCCCCGGAGAGTTCACGCGGATCGACGATGCTGTCCGCCGCGCGTTGCCCGAGCTGAACGGAATCGATTTCTTGGATTCCGGGTCGTCCTTTGCCTACCGACCAGGGTTTGTTCTGCCGACGCGGCCGCGTGCTCCGTTAGCGCGCGAAAGCGTCGGTGCCGGCGTGTGGTCCTTCCTCTGCATCATGGCAGCAGCGCGCTCGGCGAAGGCCACGGGCGCTCGCGTTCTCTTCCTCGACGAGCCGCACCTCCACCTTCACCCAGGGCTCGAACGTTTGCTCGTCGAGGAGCTAGTGGACCCCAAGAAGTGGGACGACGAGCCGCTGCAGATCGTCATGAGCACGCACTCGCCGACCTTCGTGAACGCGGCCGCCGAGCAGGGAACCCTGCACGTCCTCGGATGGCGCGACCGAGCGAAGGGCGAGCTTGAGTTCAAGACGCTGCCTGCGGGGGCGGGGATCGAGAGCGTGCTCGGTCCGTTCGTACGACCCAGCGACGTCCTCTACGCGTCAGCCGTCGTCTTCGTTGAGGGGCCGTCGGACGTCGGCGCACTTCGCATGCTGGCGCGGCATGTCGGTGCGCCGCCCGACGTTCGTTTCGTTCCACTGCGCGAGGCGGACGCGATGAAGTCGGAGCTTGGGCGCTACTTCTCCGTGATCGCGCAGGCACGCGGGCCAGGGATCCATACCCCTGCGGTCCTCGTCTTGGACGCCGACAAGAAGGCGACGTACGAGGCCGCGTGGGACAAGCTGGAACGCGACCGCGACCCTCGCAAGATGAGTCCGCTGGGGGTTGTGTTTGCGGGGCAAGATGGCAACGACCTCGAATCGTGCTTTTGCGACGCGCGGTTTCTCTCGGCCTACTTCGCTGGCGGCGGCACTAGCTCAAGTTCGTCGGTCCGAGTGATCCGCAAGTTCCTCGCGCGGATCAAGGAGACGGGTGACAAGGCGAGCAAGGGCTGCACCGCGATCCGGGCGCTGCACGCCAAGCTCCTCGGCGAAAACGACAACGACGGCACCAAGCTCGACGACCTCGAGAAGCTGATGGCGTTCTACCTGAAGAGTCCCGAAGCGGCCCATGCGGCGACTGTGCGCACCCGTCTGGAACCGTTGGAACAGGCCCTCAAGGCCCTACGCGGCGTGTGA
- a CDS encoding AAA family ATPase yields MPATVNRLRAKGFKSIASVDLELRPLNVLIGANGAGKSNFVGLFALLGQLVEGKLQSCIKAQGGADAILTNGLKRTQHLEIDVSFARDEYKARLAGEADGSLHFEHESARWHRTPGLAPFVVDLGAGHTESALLATERKIAAIALHRMREWRVFHFHDTSAFASVKLAGSLHDNKALRADAGNLAAVLYKLQKTKPKDYRQIVETIRQVAPFFDDFSLEPDRLSADEQIRLEWAAVGTDAYFNASSLSDGTLRFMCLATLLLQPEPPSVILIDEPELGLHPYAINVLAALLETASHHSQIIVSTQSVTLVNQLVPEDLIVVDREPHGSTFRRPNEAELAAWLEDYALDELWEKNLLGGRPK; encoded by the coding sequence ATGCCCGCCACCGTGAACCGCCTCCGCGCCAAGGGGTTCAAGTCGATCGCGTCGGTCGACCTGGAGTTGCGGCCGCTGAACGTTCTCATCGGCGCGAACGGTGCCGGCAAGAGCAACTTCGTCGGCCTCTTTGCGTTGCTGGGTCAGCTCGTCGAGGGCAAACTTCAGTCGTGCATCAAAGCGCAGGGCGGCGCAGACGCCATCCTCACGAACGGACTCAAGCGCACACAACACCTGGAGATCGACGTTTCGTTTGCGAGGGACGAGTACAAGGCTCGTCTCGCCGGCGAGGCGGACGGGAGCCTGCACTTTGAGCACGAATCGGCGAGGTGGCACCGGACGCCCGGTCTGGCGCCATTCGTTGTGGACCTCGGCGCAGGTCACACCGAAAGCGCGCTGCTCGCAACGGAACGAAAAATCGCTGCAATCGCGCTCCACAGGATGCGCGAATGGCGCGTCTTTCACTTCCACGACACGTCGGCGTTTGCCAGCGTGAAGCTTGCTGGTTCGCTTCACGACAACAAGGCGCTTCGCGCCGACGCGGGCAACCTTGCCGCGGTCCTCTATAAGCTCCAGAAGACGAAGCCCAAGGACTACCGCCAGATCGTGGAGACCATCCGCCAGGTCGCACCATTCTTCGACGACTTTAGCCTTGAGCCCGATCGGCTGTCGGCTGACGAGCAGATCCGGCTCGAGTGGGCCGCCGTGGGCACGGATGCGTATTTCAACGCCAGCTCGCTGTCCGACGGCACCCTTCGCTTCATGTGCCTCGCCACGCTCCTTCTTCAGCCCGAGCCGCCGAGCGTCATTCTTATCGACGAGCCGGAGCTCGGCCTCCACCCCTACGCCATCAACGTCTTGGCCGCTTTGCTGGAGACGGCGTCACATCACTCGCAGATCATCGTGTCGACGCAGTCGGTCACACTCGTGAATCAGCTCGTGCCGGAAGACCTCATCGTCGTCGATCGGGAGCCTCACGGGTCCACGTTCCGCCGACCGAATGAGGCCGAGCTCGCGGCATGGCTCGAGGACTACGCCTTGGACGAACTCTGGGAGAAGAATCTCCTTGGGGGCCGACCGAAGTGA
- a CDS encoding DUF4276 family protein — translation MRKVLLLVEGQTEEAFVNQVLAPALLPVNVSVIPTVVVTKVVRGQASRRGGFPSYEKVKRDLQRLLNDSSAALVTTMFDYYALPPTFPGMANRPTGLPSFDRARHVEAELEADLKHPRFRAYLSIYEFEAALFADLERCPFLEARAAKRLASARAGALTPEHINDSPRPRHRSESWRPFRTTRRSSTACRGRRRLDSPS, via the coding sequence GTGAGAAAGGTTCTGTTGCTCGTCGAAGGGCAGACGGAAGAGGCCTTCGTCAATCAGGTGCTCGCCCCCGCGCTGCTGCCCGTGAATGTCAGTGTGATACCGACGGTGGTCGTGACCAAGGTGGTGCGAGGCCAAGCCAGTCGCAGGGGCGGCTTTCCTTCGTACGAGAAGGTGAAAAGGGACCTCCAGCGGCTTCTGAACGATTCGAGCGCGGCGCTCGTGACGACGATGTTCGACTACTACGCGCTGCCCCCAACGTTTCCAGGCATGGCCAATCGGCCAACCGGTCTGCCATCCTTTGACCGTGCGCGCCATGTGGAGGCGGAGCTTGAGGCGGATCTCAAGCATCCAAGGTTTCGAGCCTATCTCTCGATATACGAGTTCGAAGCCGCACTATTCGCGGACCTCGAACGTTGCCCGTTCTTGGAGGCACGAGCAGCGAAACGCTTGGCCTCCGCCCGCGCGGGGGCGTTGACGCCCGAGCACATCAACGACAGTCCTCGACCGCGCCATCGAAGCGAATCCTGGCGGCCTTTCCGGACTACCAGAAGGTCCTCCACGGCGTGCAGGGGACGCAGGCGATTGGACTCCCCAAGCTAA
- a CDS encoding DUF1998 domain-containing protein has product MGEFRRGTYEPPNGTVRQSQVVTTFGPGAMVDLLTDAVLMGGLDFWSYDKAHGVPHIEEPRLRDSIVERFKQLNRDLSQEQPFRAPPVGNDREPSKFAGIGALEFPQWFVCQNAKCRALMRKGGLERKGTRYWHQCDRTHKQECVPVRFVTACKRGHIDEFPWILFVHEIQKAARCASPALTFEEGATGDFNDIWIRCACGQRAKLSQVQGGKLLTCRGERPWLGSQGRESCEEEARLLVRTASNSYFPQVVSALSIPDPAGELQEKVRSVFDVLKTATKELLPHFRKIEKVRIALEGYADDTVLAAVKAIEDGRPLTSGPLRTAEFKQLVQAKPEVAGDIPAVDEKFFARKAKVKGGLPSGVARVVVAAKLREVAAQLGFTRLEPVSPDLQGEYDLGVKTAALGLTTNWLPASEIRGEGVFLELDETAVREWEERDVVKERNKELCAGYDAWARTAEAPPPFPGARFYLLHSLSHLLMNAISLECGYAASAIRERIYCGPSAKDPTPMAAILLSTGTSGTEGTLGGLVEQGRQIRAHLQKAWDMGRLCSNDPVCGTHSPHGDHAERFLEGAACHGCLFVAECSCERFNRYLDRALVVPSIGHSADLAFFSKRP; this is encoded by the coding sequence ATGGGGGAATTTCGCAGAGGCACGTACGAGCCACCGAACGGCACCGTTCGGCAGAGCCAAGTTGTGACGACGTTCGGGCCCGGCGCGATGGTCGACTTGCTCACCGACGCCGTTCTCATGGGCGGCCTCGACTTCTGGAGTTACGACAAGGCGCACGGCGTTCCGCACATCGAAGAGCCGCGCCTGCGCGACTCCATCGTGGAGCGGTTCAAGCAGCTCAATCGAGACCTCAGCCAAGAGCAGCCGTTTCGTGCGCCTCCGGTGGGCAACGATCGCGAGCCGAGCAAGTTCGCGGGCATCGGTGCGCTCGAGTTTCCGCAGTGGTTCGTCTGCCAGAACGCGAAGTGCCGTGCGCTGATGCGCAAAGGCGGCCTCGAGCGCAAAGGCACGCGCTACTGGCACCAGTGCGATCGGACCCACAAGCAAGAGTGCGTGCCCGTCCGCTTCGTGACCGCGTGCAAGCGGGGCCACATCGACGAGTTCCCGTGGATCCTCTTCGTGCACGAGATCCAGAAGGCTGCGCGGTGCGCGTCGCCGGCGTTGACCTTCGAGGAGGGCGCCACCGGCGACTTCAACGACATCTGGATCCGGTGCGCGTGTGGCCAGCGCGCCAAGCTGAGCCAGGTGCAGGGCGGCAAGCTGCTCACGTGCCGCGGCGAACGGCCGTGGCTAGGCTCTCAAGGAAGGGAGAGCTGCGAAGAGGAGGCTCGACTGCTCGTCCGCACGGCGAGCAACTCGTATTTTCCCCAAGTCGTCAGCGCGCTGTCGATCCCTGATCCGGCTGGTGAGCTTCAAGAGAAGGTTCGCTCCGTCTTCGACGTGCTGAAGACCGCGACCAAGGAGCTTCTGCCTCACTTCCGAAAGATTGAGAAGGTGCGGATCGCGCTCGAAGGGTACGCGGACGACACGGTGCTCGCCGCCGTGAAGGCGATTGAGGACGGGCGACCGCTCACATCGGGGCCGCTTCGAACAGCGGAGTTCAAGCAGCTCGTTCAAGCGAAGCCCGAAGTCGCCGGTGACATCCCAGCGGTGGACGAGAAGTTCTTCGCCCGAAAGGCCAAGGTGAAGGGAGGCCTGCCCAGCGGCGTCGCGCGGGTTGTTGTCGCGGCGAAGCTCCGAGAGGTAGCGGCGCAACTTGGCTTCACGCGCCTCGAGCCCGTTAGTCCTGATCTGCAGGGCGAATACGATCTGGGCGTGAAGACCGCCGCCCTCGGGCTCACGACCAACTGGCTTCCCGCGTCGGAGATCCGTGGCGAAGGTGTCTTCCTTGAACTCGACGAGACAGCGGTCCGCGAGTGGGAGGAGCGCGACGTCGTGAAGGAGCGCAACAAGGAGCTCTGCGCGGGCTACGACGCGTGGGCCCGAACCGCGGAGGCCCCGCCGCCGTTTCCGGGCGCGCGGTTCTATCTGCTTCACTCGCTCTCTCACTTGTTGATGAACGCGATCTCGCTCGAGTGTGGCTACGCTGCGAGCGCCATCCGCGAACGAATCTACTGCGGCCCGTCGGCGAAGGACCCGACGCCGATGGCGGCGATTCTGCTCTCGACCGGCACGTCCGGTACCGAGGGCACGCTCGGCGGCCTCGTCGAACAAGGTCGGCAGATTCGCGCGCACTTGCAGAAGGCGTGGGACATGGGGCGTCTCTGCTCGAACGATCCCGTGTGCGGCACGCACTCGCCCCACGGTGATCACGCGGAGCGCTTCCTAGAGGGCGCCGCGTGCCACGGCTGCCTCTTCGTCGCGGAGTGCAGCTGCGAGCGATTCAATCGCTACTTGGACCGCGCGCTCGTTGTGCCTTCCATAGGGCATTCGGCCGACCTGGCCTTCTTCTCAAAGCGACCCTGA